From a single Osmerus mordax isolate fOsmMor3 chromosome 14, fOsmMor3.pri, whole genome shotgun sequence genomic region:
- the mlana gene encoding melanoma antigen recognized by T-cells 1, with the protein MPRGDFNVYFASKGRGFVRAEEAVGIALLVVILAALLILGCWYFRRRSGYKMIRSPRSGPQTWSAGQYTEGGAAADNKMALTEFVSLQPAVPNAPPAYEKISSGPLPPPYSP; encoded by the exons ATGCCACGTGGAGACTTTAACGTTTATTTCGCAAGCAAGGGCCGTGGCTTTGTCCGGGCTGAAGA ggcgGTGGGCATTGCCCTGCTGGTGGTAATCCTGGCCGCTCTGCTGATCCTGGGGTGCTGGTACTTCAGGAGGAGGAGTGGCTACAAGATGATCAGG agcccCAGATCCGGCCCCCAGACATGGAGCGCAGGACAGTACACCGAAGGAGGAGCAGCCGCAGACAACAAGATGGCTCTTACAGAGTTTGTCAGCCTCCAGCCTGCG GTCCCCAATGCTCCACCAGCCTATGAGAAGATCTCCTCAGGACCGCTACCTCCACCCTACTCCCCCTGA